The following proteins are encoded in a genomic region of Xanthomonas citri pv. mangiferaeindicae:
- a CDS encoding tRNA 2-thiocytidine(32) synthetase TtcA yields MPDPLPRTLDPRRAAHETQKLGKRLRHQVGRAIADFGMIEDGDKVMVCLSGGKDSYTLLDILLQLQAKAPVSFSITAVNLDQKQPGFPEHILPDYLRTLGVDYHIIEQDTYSVVSRVVPEGKTMCSLCSRLRRGALYTYAEANGFTKIALGHHRDDLVATFFLNLFFHAKLSGMPPKLRSDDGKHVVIRPLAYVAEADIVAYADAKAFPIIPCNLCGSQENLQRKQVGLMMAQWEKTHPGRIETIARALGDIRPSQLSDPKLFDFLSLGSRSAALPDAHDWLAGAPHDARD; encoded by the coding sequence CTGCCAGACCCCCTGCCCCGCACGCTCGACCCGCGCCGCGCCGCGCACGAGACCCAGAAGCTGGGCAAGCGCCTGCGCCACCAGGTGGGGCGCGCGATCGCCGACTTCGGCATGATCGAGGACGGCGACAAGGTGATGGTCTGCCTGTCGGGCGGCAAGGACAGCTACACGCTGCTCGACATCCTGCTGCAGTTGCAGGCCAAGGCGCCGGTGTCGTTTTCGATCACCGCGGTCAACCTGGACCAGAAGCAGCCCGGTTTTCCCGAGCACATCTTGCCCGACTACCTGCGCACACTCGGCGTGGATTACCACATCATCGAGCAGGACACCTATTCGGTCGTCTCGCGCGTCGTGCCCGAAGGCAAGACGATGTGCTCGCTGTGTTCGCGGCTGCGCCGCGGCGCGCTGTACACCTACGCCGAGGCCAACGGCTTCACCAAGATCGCGCTGGGCCACCACCGCGACGACCTGGTGGCCACGTTCTTCCTCAACCTGTTCTTCCACGCCAAGCTCAGCGGCATGCCGCCCAAGCTGCGCAGCGACGACGGCAAGCATGTGGTGATCCGCCCGCTGGCCTATGTCGCTGAGGCCGACATCGTCGCCTATGCCGACGCCAAGGCCTTCCCGATCATCCCGTGCAACCTGTGCGGCTCGCAGGAGAATCTGCAGCGCAAACAGGTCGGGCTGATGATGGCGCAGTGGGAGAAGACGCACCCCGGCCGCATCGAAACCATCGCGCGCGCGCTCGGCGATATCCGCCCCTCGCAGCTCAGCGATCCGAAGCTGTTCGACTTCCTGTCGCTGGGCAGCCGCAGCGCGGCCTTGCCCGACGCGCACGACTGGCTGGCCGGCGCACCACACGACGCCCGCGACTGA
- a CDS encoding recombination-associated protein RdgC, with amino-acid sequence MFFKNLTLFRFPTSVDVSELETQVGEFRLRDVGPLEMSTHGFVPALGREADALTHRMEDGIWLAVGGQEKILPGAVVNEFLAVRIEEYEEKNARKPGGKMRKQMKDDILQELLPRAFVRPVRSDALIDLELGVIAVNTSSRKSAENVVSQVRTAMGSFPALPLNAETSPRAVMTGWIAGEPLPDGLALGEECELKDPSDQGAIVKCQRQDLQCEEITRHLDAGKQVTKLALTLDDQIEFVLGEDLIVRKFKLLDGALDTLEHTDADDRQAELDARFALMRGEFKRLFKVLEGAFKLSKVE; translated from the coding sequence ATGTTCTTCAAGAATCTGACCCTGTTCCGCTTCCCCACCTCCGTCGACGTTTCCGAACTGGAGACCCAGGTCGGCGAGTTCCGCCTGCGCGATGTCGGCCCGCTGGAAATGTCCACGCACGGCTTCGTGCCGGCGCTGGGTCGCGAGGCCGACGCACTGACCCACCGCATGGAAGACGGCATCTGGTTGGCCGTCGGTGGCCAGGAGAAGATCCTGCCCGGCGCGGTGGTCAACGAATTCCTGGCCGTGCGCATCGAGGAGTACGAGGAAAAGAACGCACGCAAGCCCGGCGGCAAGATGCGCAAGCAGATGAAGGACGACATCCTCCAGGAGTTGCTGCCGCGTGCGTTCGTGCGCCCGGTGCGCTCGGATGCGTTGATCGACCTGGAGCTGGGCGTGATCGCGGTCAACACCTCCAGCCGCAAGAGCGCCGAGAACGTGGTCAGCCAGGTGCGCACCGCGATGGGCAGCTTCCCGGCGCTGCCGCTCAATGCCGAGACCTCGCCGCGCGCAGTGATGACCGGCTGGATCGCCGGCGAGCCGCTGCCCGACGGCCTGGCGCTGGGCGAGGAATGCGAGCTCAAGGATCCGTCCGACCAGGGCGCGATCGTCAAATGCCAACGCCAGGATCTGCAGTGCGAGGAGATCACCCGCCATCTCGACGCTGGCAAGCAGGTGACCAAGCTGGCGCTCACACTCGACGATCAGATCGAGTTCGTACTCGGCGAAGACCTGATCGTGCGCAAGTTCAAGCTGCTCGACGGCGCGCTCGACACGCTTGAACACACCGACGCCGACGATCGCCAAGCCGAACTCGATGCGCGCTTTGCGCTGATGCGCGGTGAGTTCAAGCGTCTGTTCAAGGTGCTCGAGGGCGCGTTCAAGCTGTCGAAGGTGGAATGA
- a CDS encoding hydrolase, with protein sequence MSGADFALEIGIGTVRGLRYGTPGARRVLALHGWLDNAASFGPLAAHLDGLDLVAPDLPGHGRSVHMPKGTDYTFVGAVHQVLDIADALQWDRFALLGHSMGAGIASLVAAACPARIERLVAIEALGALPETEANTVVRLRDAVTSSRGLGERPLRVFPDLDAPVRARMRVNALSEGSARRLVERGVQTVDGGYVWCSDPRLTVPTAVRMTPGQVDALVAGIECPTRVIYADPPQDYLPEPDRSRRARLLPDGDLVVLPGGHHLHMEQPDAVAAAIGDFLRR encoded by the coding sequence ATGAGCGGCGCGGACTTCGCACTGGAGATCGGCATCGGCACAGTGCGTGGCCTGCGTTACGGCACACCGGGCGCGCGGCGGGTGCTGGCGTTGCATGGCTGGCTCGACAACGCCGCAAGCTTCGGGCCGCTGGCCGCGCATCTGGACGGGCTCGATCTGGTCGCGCCCGACCTGCCCGGGCATGGCCGCAGCGTGCACATGCCCAAGGGCACCGACTACACCTTCGTCGGCGCGGTGCACCAGGTCCTGGACATCGCCGATGCGCTGCAATGGGATCGCTTCGCACTGCTGGGCCATTCGATGGGCGCGGGCATCGCCAGCCTGGTGGCCGCTGCGTGTCCTGCGCGGATCGAGCGGCTGGTCGCGATCGAAGCGCTCGGGGCCCTGCCCGAGACCGAGGCCAACACCGTGGTGCGGTTGCGCGACGCGGTGACTTCGTCACGCGGTCTGGGCGAGCGGCCCTTGCGGGTGTTCCCCGATCTCGACGCGCCGGTGCGTGCGCGCATGCGCGTCAATGCGCTGTCGGAAGGCTCGGCACGCCGGCTGGTCGAGCGCGGCGTGCAGACGGTGGACGGCGGCTACGTGTGGTGCAGCGACCCGCGGCTGACCGTGCCGACCGCGGTGCGCATGACGCCCGGCCAGGTCGATGCGCTTGTGGCCGGCATCGAGTGCCCGACCCGGGTGATCTACGCCGATCCGCCGCAGGACTACCTGCCCGAACCCGACCGCAGCCGCCGCGCGCGCCTGCTGCCCGATGGCGACCTGGTCGTGCTCCCGGGCGGGCACCACCTGCACATGGAGCAGCCCGACGCGGTCGCCGCGGCGATCGGGGATTTTCTCCGGCGTTGA
- a CDS encoding ferrochelatase, whose product MSAHPLSSDAAPAATAVLIVNLGTPDAPTADAVRAYLDEFLSDPRVVRLPRWLWLPLLRRVILPRRSPKVAHKYAEIWLEGGSPLAVYTRRLAEAVDARMPELRVVHAMRYGRPALAQTMRALAAEGIRRILVLPLYPQYSTTTTASVADRIAETPIDGVEVRMIEDYAREPAWLQALAASVHAHRQAHGRGEVLLCSFHGIPQRIVDQGDPYAERCEATFRGLVDALGPDAGDCRMAYQSRFGAGKWLQPATDATLVAMAKAGVREVDVLCPGFPADCLETLEEIAMQNAELFVANGGTRLRYIPCLNDAPEHADAMVTLLRRELDVWA is encoded by the coding sequence ATGTCCGCTCATCCGCTTTCCTCAGACGCCGCGCCGGCCGCCACCGCCGTGTTGATCGTCAATCTCGGCACGCCCGATGCGCCCACCGCCGATGCGGTGCGCGCGTATCTGGACGAATTTCTGTCCGATCCGCGGGTGGTGCGCCTGCCGCGCTGGCTGTGGCTGCCGTTGCTGCGCCGGGTGATCCTGCCGCGGCGCTCGCCGAAGGTCGCGCACAAGTACGCCGAGATCTGGCTCGAGGGCGGCTCGCCGCTGGCGGTGTACACGCGTCGGCTGGCCGAGGCGGTCGATGCGCGCATGCCCGAACTGCGCGTGGTCCATGCGATGCGCTATGGCCGCCCGGCGCTGGCGCAGACGATGCGCGCGCTGGCCGCCGAAGGCATCCGCCGGATTCTGGTGCTGCCGCTGTATCCGCAGTACTCGACGACGACCACCGCCTCGGTCGCCGACCGGATCGCCGAGACCCCGATCGATGGGGTCGAGGTCCGCATGATCGAGGACTACGCCCGAGAGCCGGCTTGGTTGCAGGCGCTGGCGGCTTCGGTGCACGCGCATCGCCAGGCGCACGGCCGCGGTGAGGTGCTGCTGTGCTCGTTCCACGGCATTCCGCAGCGCATCGTCGACCAGGGCGATCCCTACGCCGAGCGCTGCGAGGCGACGTTCCGCGGGCTGGTGGACGCGCTCGGCCCCGATGCCGGCGACTGCCGCATGGCCTACCAGTCGCGCTTTGGCGCCGGCAAATGGCTGCAGCCGGCGACCGACGCGACCCTGGTCGCGATGGCCAAGGCGGGGGTGCGTGAGGTCGATGTGCTGTGTCCGGGCTTTCCGGCCGACTGCCTGGAGACGCTCGAGGAGATCGCGATGCAGAACGCCGAGCTGTTCGTCGCCAATGGCGGGACACGGCTGCGCTACATCCCCTGCCTCAACGACGCGCCCGAGCATGCCGATGCGATGGTGACGCTGCTGCGCCGCGAACTGGACGTATGGGCATGA
- a CDS encoding ligand-binding protein SH3, whose protein sequence is MRLSPRRSLLVAGLAVALVAGPAFAGPQEEARARNAVRVLNEIQAIPESGIPDKLLDEARAIIVIPDTVKAGLVIGGRRGHGLLSVRTADGTWSNPAFVKLTGGSIGLQAGVQSSDVVLVFRNERSLESIVNGKFTLGADAGVAAGPVGRNAAALTDGQLKAEIWSWSRARGLFAGVALDGAVLSIDDEANVAVYGNTTTPRAILENRPGQAPSGPIVDFRDRLEEASATARVARGGAAVAPRAAQPAPPIQGVPEATTVPVQSYDPAPQPFETVNDQPAQVEQLP, encoded by the coding sequence ATGCGCCTGTCCCCGCGTCGTTCCCTGCTGGTTGCCGGTCTCGCCGTCGCACTGGTTGCCGGTCCCGCCTTCGCCGGTCCACAGGAAGAGGCGCGCGCGCGGAATGCGGTGCGCGTGCTCAACGAAATCCAGGCGATCCCGGAGTCCGGCATTCCGGACAAGCTGCTCGACGAGGCCCGCGCGATCATCGTGATCCCCGACACCGTCAAGGCCGGGCTGGTCATCGGCGGTCGCCGTGGCCACGGCCTGCTGTCGGTGCGAACCGCCGACGGCACCTGGTCCAACCCGGCCTTCGTCAAGCTCACCGGCGGCAGCATCGGCCTGCAGGCGGGCGTGCAGTCCTCGGACGTGGTGCTGGTGTTTCGCAACGAACGCAGCCTCGAATCGATCGTCAACGGCAAGTTCACCCTCGGCGCCGATGCCGGGGTCGCCGCCGGCCCGGTGGGCCGCAATGCGGCGGCATTGACCGACGGCCAGCTCAAGGCCGAGATCTGGTCGTGGTCGCGCGCGCGCGGGCTGTTCGCCGGCGTCGCGCTCGATGGCGCGGTGCTGTCGATCGACGATGAGGCCAATGTCGCGGTCTACGGCAACACCACCACGCCGCGCGCGATCCTCGAGAACCGGCCCGGCCAGGCGCCATCGGGGCCGATCGTCGATTTCCGCGACCGCCTGGAAGAGGCCAGCGCCACCGCGCGCGTGGCCCGTGGTGGCGCCGCGGTCGCCCCGCGCGCCGCGCAGCCGGCTCCGCCGATCCAGGGCGTGCCCGAAGCGACCACCGTACCGGTGCAGTCCTACGACCCGGCTCCGCAGCCGTTCGAGACCGTCAACGATCAGCCCGCCCAGGTCGAACAGCTGCCGTAA
- the tatA gene encoding preprotein translocase subunit SecA (TatA; similar to TatE that is found in some proteobacteria; part of system that translocates proteins with a conserved twin arginine motif across the inner membrane; capable of translocating folded substrates typically those with bound cofactors; similar to a protein import system in thylakoid membranes): protein MGSFSIWHWLIVLLVVLLVFGTKRLRGAGRDLGEAVKGFKKGMHDDDVPPERLDDRSRESESAAERARREDHTPR, encoded by the coding sequence ATGGGCAGTTTCAGCATCTGGCATTGGCTCATCGTCCTGCTCGTCGTGCTGCTGGTGTTCGGCACCAAGCGGCTGCGCGGCGCCGGGCGCGACCTTGGCGAGGCGGTCAAGGGCTTCAAGAAGGGCATGCACGACGACGACGTGCCGCCCGAGCGTCTCGACGACCGTTCGCGCGAGTCGGAGTCGGCCGCCGAGCGCGCACGACGCGAAGACCATACCCCGCGCTGA
- a CDS encoding twin arginine-targeting protein translocase TatB: MFGIGSGELLIIAVVALIVLGPERLPKAARFAGLWVRRARTQWHSVKAELERELEAEELKRSVQDAQRSIADVGTQLRDAQSKVRDEFDAVRRGAAELADEARRVPGTPAQTEAQIASSPADEPEMPALPPGAIAADPTAPPRVPQEAGDGTAR; this comes from the coding sequence ATGTTCGGGATCGGGTCCGGCGAGCTGCTGATCATCGCGGTGGTCGCGTTGATCGTGCTCGGCCCGGAGCGATTGCCCAAGGCCGCGCGTTTTGCCGGGCTGTGGGTGCGCCGCGCGCGCACCCAGTGGCATTCGGTCAAGGCCGAGCTGGAACGCGAACTCGAGGCCGAGGAACTCAAGCGCAGCGTCCAGGACGCACAGCGGTCGATTGCGGATGTCGGCACCCAGTTGCGCGATGCTCAGAGCAAGGTGCGCGACGAGTTCGACGCCGTGCGTCGCGGCGCCGCGGAACTCGCCGACGAGGCCCGCCGTGTGCCGGGCACCCCGGCCCAGACCGAGGCGCAGATCGCGTCATCGCCCGCCGACGAGCCCGAGATGCCTGCCCTGCCACCGGGCGCGATCGCAGCCGACCCGACCGCGCCCCCACGCGTCCCCCAGGAGGCCGGCGATGGCACGGCACGCTGA
- a CDS encoding twin arginine-targeting protein translocase TatC has product MARHADDDAGEGSLVDHLIELRMRLMRGLAGTGLVLVALLPFANRLYGLLAQPLLDKLPEGAHLIAVEVASPFFAPLKLAFFTALVVTMPWLLYQAWAFVAPGLYKREKRLALPLLASAVGLFYIGCAFAFFFVLPSVFRFLTLVTPDGVAMMTDINAYLNFVLVIFLAFGLSFELPVALVILVLLGWVTTDQLREARGYAVVGVFVLAAVITPPDVVSQLMLAVPMCLLYEAGIIAARLLAPKPGPLQDRA; this is encoded by the coding sequence ATGGCACGGCACGCTGACGACGACGCTGGCGAGGGCAGCCTGGTCGATCATCTGATCGAGCTGCGCATGCGGCTGATGCGCGGCCTGGCCGGTACCGGTCTGGTGCTGGTGGCCTTGCTGCCGTTCGCCAATCGCCTGTACGGGCTGCTGGCCCAGCCGCTGCTCGACAAACTGCCCGAAGGCGCGCATCTGATCGCGGTCGAGGTCGCCTCGCCGTTTTTCGCGCCGCTCAAACTCGCCTTCTTCACCGCGCTGGTGGTGACCATGCCCTGGCTGCTGTACCAGGCCTGGGCGTTCGTCGCGCCGGGCCTGTACAAGCGCGAGAAGCGCCTGGCGCTGCCGCTGCTGGCCTCGGCGGTCGGGCTGTTCTACATCGGCTGCGCGTTCGCCTTCTTCTTCGTGCTGCCGTCGGTGTTCCGGTTCCTGACCCTGGTCACCCCCGATGGCGTGGCGATGATGACCGACATCAACGCCTACCTGAACTTCGTGCTGGTGATCTTCCTGGCGTTCGGTCTGAGCTTCGAGCTGCCGGTGGCGCTGGTGATCCTGGTGCTGCTGGGCTGGGTGACCACCGACCAATTGCGCGAGGCGCGCGGCTACGCAGTGGTCGGCGTGTTCGTGCTGGCGGCGGTGATCACCCCGCCCGACGTGGTGTCCCAGCTGATGCTGGCCGTGCCGATGTGCCTGCTCTACGAGGCCGGCATCATCGCGGCGCGGTTGCTGGCGCCCAAGCCCGGCCCCCTGCAAGACCGCGCATGA
- a CDS encoding GMP synthase (Catalyzes the transfer of the ammonia group from glutamine to a new carbon-nitrogen group), with product MASDLPILILQTGRPVPSMRRYGGFAHWIRVAARLARDQVVVVDVEGGAALPPIDAVQAAIVTGSGAMVTDRADWSERSAVWLRDAAQAGMPLLGICYGHQLIAHALGGEVGANPHGREMGTVEIETLAAASDDPLFRGLPPRFAAQATHLQSALALPAGAVPLARSALEPHHAFRWGERVWGLQFHPEFSATHMRGYIRARAQPLREEAADPAAMLTAVRAAPHARTVLRRFAAACGRTSRPKAG from the coding sequence ATGGCTTCCGATCTTCCCATCCTGATCCTGCAAACCGGACGGCCCGTGCCGTCGATGCGCCGCTACGGCGGCTTCGCGCACTGGATCCGGGTGGCCGCCAGGCTGGCGCGTGACCAAGTCGTGGTGGTCGATGTCGAAGGCGGTGCGGCGTTGCCGCCGATCGATGCGGTGCAGGCGGCGATCGTCACCGGCTCGGGCGCGATGGTCACCGACCGCGCCGACTGGAGCGAGCGCAGTGCGGTCTGGCTGCGCGATGCCGCGCAGGCGGGCATGCCGCTGCTGGGCATCTGCTATGGCCACCAGCTGATCGCCCATGCGCTCGGCGGCGAGGTCGGCGCCAATCCCCACGGGCGCGAGATGGGCACGGTGGAGATCGAGACGCTGGCAGCCGCCAGCGACGATCCGCTGTTCCGCGGGCTGCCGCCGCGGTTCGCCGCGCAGGCCACGCATCTGCAGAGCGCGCTGGCGCTGCCCGCCGGCGCGGTGCCGCTTGCCCGCTCGGCGCTTGAGCCGCACCACGCCTTCCGCTGGGGCGAGCGTGTCTGGGGTCTGCAGTTCCATCCCGAGTTCAGCGCCACGCACATGCGCGGTTACATCCGCGCCCGGGCGCAGCCGTTGCGCGAGGAGGCCGCCGATCCTGCGGCGATGCTGACCGCAGTACGGGCCGCGCCACATGCGCGCACGGTACTGCGACGTTTCGCGGCCGCTTGCGGCCGGACGTCCAGGCCGAAGGCCGGGTAA
- a CDS encoding glycine--tRNA ligase subunit alpha yields MTGPTFQELILTLNAYWARQGCVLIQPLDLEVGAGTFHPATFLQALGPEPWNAAYVQPCRRPTDGRYGDNPNRLQRYYQYQVALKPNPDNIVELYFGSLRELGIDPQVHDLRLVEDNWESPTLGAWGLGWEVWLNGMEVTQFTYFQQAGGLECRPVLGEITYGLERLCMYLQNVDNVFDIVWTHGPDGTPVTYRDVYHQNEVEQSTYNFEHADVAELFHRFDHCEAEALKLVELGLPLPAYEQVCKASHSFNLLDARRAISVTERQRYILRVRTLAQAVAKAYYAQREKLGFPRLKRDAALADAAV; encoded by the coding sequence ATGACCGGACCGACGTTCCAGGAGCTGATCCTCACGCTCAACGCCTATTGGGCCCGTCAGGGCTGCGTGCTGATCCAGCCGCTGGACCTGGAGGTCGGCGCGGGCACCTTCCATCCGGCGACGTTCCTGCAGGCGCTCGGCCCCGAGCCATGGAACGCGGCCTACGTGCAACCCTGCCGCCGCCCCACCGACGGCCGCTACGGCGACAACCCCAACCGCCTGCAGCGCTATTACCAATATCAGGTCGCGCTCAAGCCCAATCCCGACAACATCGTCGAGCTGTACTTCGGCTCACTGCGTGAGCTGGGCATCGACCCGCAGGTGCACGACCTGCGGCTGGTCGAGGACAACTGGGAATCGCCGACCCTCGGCGCCTGGGGGCTGGGCTGGGAAGTCTGGCTCAACGGCATGGAGGTGACCCAGTTCACCTACTTCCAGCAGGCCGGCGGGCTGGAATGCCGTCCGGTGCTCGGCGAGATCACCTACGGCCTCGAGCGGCTGTGCATGTATCTGCAGAACGTCGACAACGTGTTCGACATCGTCTGGACCCATGGCCCCGACGGCACGCCGGTCACCTACCGCGACGTCTACCACCAGAACGAAGTCGAGCAGAGCACCTACAACTTCGAGCACGCCGACGTCGCCGAGCTGTTCCATCGCTTCGACCACTGCGAGGCCGAGGCGCTCAAGCTCGTCGAGCTCGGGCTGCCGCTGCCGGCCTACGAGCAGGTCTGCAAGGCCAGCCACAGTTTCAATCTGCTCGACGCGCGCCGCGCGATCAGCGTCACCGAACGCCAGCGCTACATCCTGCGCGTGCGCACACTGGCCCAGGCGGTCGCCAAGGCCTATTACGCGCAACGCGAGAAGCTCGGCTTCCCGCGGCTCAAGCGCGACGCCGCGCTTGCCGACGCCGCAGTTTGA
- a CDS encoding glycine--tRNA ligase subunit beta — MTDTKPLLIELGTEELPVKALPGLAQAFFDGVIAALDKRGINVVRGDAKPLYTPRRLAVLLPGVAAEQPEQRGEVLGPYLNIALDTDGQPTKALQGFAAKAGVDWTQLEKTTDAKGERFVHRTATAGATTAALLPEVLREAIAAMPIPKPMRWGAHAHAFARPVHWLVALHGDAVVEADLFGARAGRDSRGHRFMHDAPVTIVAPGDYIEALRAASVLVDPDARRQAIADAVDAAARAVDGQARIEADNLEQVNCLVEWPSAVACTFEAEFLAVPQEALIATMEANQKFFPVLRDGRLTEHFIGIANIVSKDPAEVAKGYERVIRPRFADAKFFFDEDLKQGLSAMNEGLRTVTYQAKLGSIADKVARVAALAQAIAPQVGVDAGLAQRAAQLSKADLQSRMVGEFPELQGIAGRYYARHDPALAGLSDDDRSALANALDEAWQPRFAGDDIALSALGKVLAIAERLDTLAGGFAAGLKPTGNKDPFALRRNALGLARTLIESGFDLDLNVLLRRAAEEIQRAAVSLEATRAMDKLKSLEAQGIATKSASVAGLVESTEALADELYDFLLERLKGYYADRGVPAAHLAAVAALRPASLYDLDRRIDAIGTFAQLPEAAALAAADKRIRNILRKADDAIPGAVDAALLREPAEAALAEAVAAAHGETGPALAQGDYVAVLTRLARLRPQVDAFFDAVMVNADDPALRGNRLALLQGLADRLGSVAAIGHLSA; from the coding sequence ATGACCGACACCAAGCCCCTGCTGATCGAACTGGGCACCGAAGAACTGCCGGTCAAGGCCTTGCCCGGCCTGGCCCAGGCGTTCTTCGACGGCGTGATCGCGGCGCTCGACAAGCGCGGCATCAACGTGGTGCGCGGCGATGCGAAGCCGCTGTACACGCCGCGGCGCCTGGCGGTGCTGCTGCCCGGCGTCGCCGCCGAACAGCCCGAACAGCGCGGCGAGGTGCTGGGGCCGTATCTCAACATCGCGCTCGATACCGACGGCCAGCCGACGAAGGCGCTGCAAGGCTTCGCCGCCAAGGCCGGGGTCGACTGGACCCAACTGGAGAAGACCACCGACGCCAAGGGCGAGCGCTTCGTGCACCGCACCGCGACCGCCGGTGCGACCACCGCCGCGCTGCTGCCCGAGGTGTTGCGCGAGGCGATCGCGGCGATGCCGATCCCCAAGCCCATGCGCTGGGGCGCCCACGCCCACGCGTTCGCACGCCCGGTGCACTGGCTGGTCGCGCTGCACGGCGATGCGGTCGTGGAGGCCGACCTGTTCGGCGCACGCGCCGGCCGCGACAGCCGCGGCCACCGCTTCATGCACGATGCGCCGGTGACCATTGTCGCGCCCGGCGACTACATCGAGGCGCTGCGCGCAGCCTCGGTGCTGGTCGATCCCGATGCCCGACGCCAGGCGATCGCGGACGCGGTCGACGCTGCGGCGCGCGCGGTCGACGGCCAGGCGCGCATCGAGGCCGACAATCTCGAGCAGGTGAACTGCCTGGTCGAATGGCCGAGTGCGGTGGCCTGCACGTTCGAGGCCGAATTCCTGGCGGTGCCCCAGGAAGCGCTGATCGCGACGATGGAGGCGAACCAGAAGTTCTTCCCAGTGCTGCGCGACGGCCGGCTGACTGAGCATTTCATCGGCATCGCCAATATTGTCTCCAAGGATCCGGCCGAGGTCGCCAAGGGCTACGAGCGCGTGATCCGTCCGCGCTTCGCCGATGCCAAGTTCTTCTTCGACGAGGATCTCAAGCAGGGCCTGTCAGCGATGAATGAGGGCCTGCGGACAGTGACCTACCAGGCCAAGCTCGGCAGCATCGCCGACAAGGTGGCGCGGGTGGCCGCGCTGGCGCAGGCGATCGCGCCGCAGGTCGGCGTCGATGCCGGCCTGGCGCAACGCGCTGCGCAGTTGTCCAAGGCCGACCTGCAATCGCGGATGGTCGGCGAATTCCCCGAGCTGCAGGGCATCGCCGGTCGCTACTACGCCCGGCACGACCCGGCGCTGGCCGGCTTGTCCGACGACGACCGCAGCGCGCTGGCCAACGCGCTCGATGAGGCCTGGCAGCCGCGCTTTGCCGGCGACGACATCGCGCTCTCGGCGCTGGGCAAGGTGCTGGCGATCGCCGAGCGCCTGGACACGCTGGCCGGCGGCTTCGCAGCAGGCCTCAAGCCGACCGGCAACAAGGACCCGTTCGCGTTGCGCCGCAACGCGCTTGGGCTGGCACGCACGCTGATCGAGAGCGGGTTCGATCTGGATCTCAATGTCCTGCTGCGACGGGCTGCCGAGGAAATCCAACGTGCGGCGGTCTCGCTGGAAGCAACGCGTGCGATGGACAAGCTCAAGTCGCTCGAAGCACAAGGCATCGCGACCAAGTCTGCCAGCGTCGCGGGCCTGGTCGAGTCGACCGAGGCCTTGGCCGACGAGCTCTATGACTTCCTGCTCGAACGCCTGAAGGGCTACTACGCCGACCGCGGCGTGCCGGCCGCGCACCTGGCCGCGGTCGCCGCGCTGCGCCCGGCCTCGTTGTACGACCTCGACCGCCGCATCGATGCGATCGGGACATTCGCGCAATTGCCTGAAGCCGCTGCGCTGGCCGCGGCCGACAAGCGCATCCGCAACATCCTGCGCAAGGCCGACGATGCGATTCCCGGCGCAGTGGACGCGGCGCTGTTGCGCGAACCGGCTGAAGCCGCGCTGGCCGAAGCGGTCGCGGCCGCGCACGGCGAGACCGGGCCCGCCCTGGCCCAGGGCGACTACGTCGCCGTGCTGACGCGGCTGGCGCGGCTGCGTCCGCAGGTCGATGCGTTCTTCGACGCGGTGATGGTGAACGCCGACGACCCGGCGCTGCGCGGCAACCGCCTGGCACTGTTGCAAGGGCTGGCCGACCGGCTGGGCAGCGTCGCGGCGATCGGCCATCTGTCGGCCTGA
- a CDS encoding bacteriohemerythrin, which produces MSVVVWRDELDTGIDVIDGQHRRIVDMINQLELARHGHSREAVSEVLDELVDYTLSHFAFEEALMEEAGYAFCAAHRRVHELFARRVQEYRLRFQAGEDMLDELRAMLVRWLFNHIRSDDKAYSPTVKQHLNGFTSTHENGGWLRRTLLRFFR; this is translated from the coding sequence ATGTCGGTAGTGGTATGGCGGGACGAGCTGGACACGGGTATCGATGTCATCGATGGCCAGCACCGGCGGATCGTCGACATGATCAACCAGCTCGAACTCGCGCGGCACGGGCACTCGCGCGAAGCCGTCAGCGAGGTGCTCGATGAGCTGGTCGACTACACGCTCTCGCATTTCGCGTTCGAAGAGGCGCTGATGGAGGAAGCGGGCTATGCGTTCTGCGCCGCCCATCGCCGTGTCCACGAACTGTTTGCGCGCCGCGTCCAGGAGTATCGGCTGCGCTTCCAGGCCGGCGAGGACATGCTCGATGAGCTGCGTGCGATGCTCGTGCGCTGGTTGTTCAACCATATCCGCAGCGACGACAAGGCGTACTCGCCGACCGTCAAGCAGCATCTCAACGGCTTCACCAGTACCCACGAGAACGGCGGCTGGCTGCGTCGCACCCTGCTGCGCTTCTTCCGCTGA